A stretch of Chiloscyllium plagiosum isolate BGI_BamShark_2017 chromosome 6, ASM401019v2, whole genome shotgun sequence DNA encodes these proteins:
- the LOC122550443 gene encoding ribose-5-phosphate isomerase-like, translating to MEGEAKRKAGYMAMDNHVQHNQALGIGSGSTIVYAVDRIAKRVQDENLKIVCVPTSFQARQLILQHQLTLSDLDRHPELDVAIDGADEVDCDLNLIKGGGGCLTQEKIVAGCAKRFIVVADYRKDSKSLGEKWKKGIPIEVIPMAYVPVTKAIAAKFGGEAELRMAVSKAGPVVTDNGNFILDWKFNNISDWRKVNVGIKMIPGVVEMGLFIGMAERVYFGLEDGSVCFRDRDSQ from the coding sequence ATGGAGGGAGAGGCAAAAAGGAAAGCTGGTTACATGGCTATGGATAATCACGTGCAACACAACCAAGCACTGGGGATTGGAAGTGGATCCACGATCGTGTATGCTGTGGACAGAATAGCTAAACGGGTTCAAgatgaaaatctgaaaatagtctGTGTACCTACCTCATTCCAGGCTCGTCAGCTAATCCTACAGCATCAGTTGACTCTCAGTGACCTGGACAGACACCCGGAGCTCGATGTTGCTATTGATGGTGCAGATGAAGTGGATTGTGACCTGAACTTAATCAAAGGTGGAGGAGGATGCTTGACTCAGGAGAAGATTGTTGCTGGCTGTGCCAAGAGGTTCATTGTGGTTGCAGATTACAGGAAGGATTCCAAAAGCCTTGGTGAAAAATGGAAAAAAGGCATTCCGATTGAAGTCATCCCAATGGCTTATGTGCCAGTAACCAAGGCAATTGCTGCTAAATTTGGTGGGGAAGCAGAATTGCGAATGGCTGTCAGTAAAGCTGGACCAGTGGTGACAGATAATGGGAATTTCATTCTGGATTGGAagtttaataatatctctgaCTGGAGAAAGGTGAATGTTGGCATTAAAATGATTCCAGGAGTGGTCGAGATGGGCTTATTCATCGGCATGGCAGAAAGGGTGTACTTTGGCTTGGAAGATGGATCTGTCTGTTTCCGAGACAGAGACTCTCAGTGA